From a region of the Vicinamibacterales bacterium genome:
- a CDS encoding TonB-dependent receptor, producing MTRQILIRCVVGISLATIPVLASGQTGDGSLRGYVKDESGAVLPGVTVTATSPELLAPVVYVSDEAGLYRLNNLPPGTYVLQAELPGFAIVRREGILVRAGATFAIDIEMKLSAVQETITVTGESPMIEASKPTTSITLDRELIRAAPITSRRLFSDALDLAPGVSSRNVDDGVGRRAYYFKGAVIFSHVFTLEGAPAGSFLDSSAHSIGFGGDTVQDSELKLSGVDAASPTGTGVVMNILAPRGGNQFKGTAIFDYQNVDWNADNTKGGSAPGGLPTAQSVKQADVSVGGPLAKDRVWFFAAFRRADLTNGISRSAFNAANVTALAPDFKPFDNFQKSNQPFVKVTAQLNPKHELSAFYQNDRSKYSSNRELDNKPYLFNSTGGGLAHAKVNSVWSNSVTTSLSLNYNNKGGNDAKTYDGVNLNGPQIQVHKDAFLTGIVMTGDGALARLNTPESIALSDSHMWLARGDLTYYKQGWGGGHEIKTGFWAAPSMVRDTVTQYVNGGFSFQEDRFIDPANPAAGTTPFHLRYRTPSEAPTISEHDRDIALYAQDSWTPTERLTANIGLRVDFIKRHDAISNIDRQTSTAVQPRVGFSYLLTSDARNVIRASYGRLYEQVNGRDYIVTFGQAGAVDITDVYIDKAGNRTQVVTPATRSVDPSLLFADDLHQPWLDEFSLGFNRQFAGQMSVGIAATHRRYHDNFAEVDINGIYPDGPGKPFGGFGRIDPNRGIVTQEQNNTWTQVIVNAVEMTFAKNMSHGFQVLASATRQWQHLNGTWNPTDPAGFVQPDAFANNRDLSQQLFGNGEDNTLNGGGRESGAAYRPFSVRIGGQWQAPWGISVGGSYVIQAGGYVGPLLERLAANDPALAVFGPATVRLANGTTQPNPLATRLRFVGPTRGDGQTRNDDAKYMQLKIGRIFKFGVQSIEPSVNIFNVFNTGANTQWNTGANQTYSPNYLARFNRHPPRSMQLSIAYKF from the coding sequence ATGACCCGCCAGATCCTCATCCGATGTGTCGTCGGTATTTCGCTCGCGACCATCCCGGTACTGGCGTCTGGCCAGACAGGTGATGGCTCGCTTCGTGGCTACGTCAAGGATGAGTCGGGTGCGGTGCTGCCCGGTGTCACGGTGACGGCGACGAGTCCGGAACTGCTGGCGCCGGTCGTCTACGTCAGCGACGAAGCGGGGCTGTACCGGCTGAACAACCTGCCGCCGGGGACGTACGTGCTGCAGGCGGAGCTGCCGGGCTTCGCGATCGTGCGGCGGGAAGGGATCCTGGTGCGGGCGGGCGCGACGTTCGCCATCGACATCGAGATGAAGCTGAGCGCGGTGCAGGAGACGATCACGGTGACGGGCGAGTCGCCCATGATCGAGGCGAGCAAGCCGACGACGTCGATCACGCTGGACCGCGAGCTGATCCGGGCGGCGCCGATCACGTCGCGGCGGCTGTTCAGCGACGCGCTGGACCTGGCGCCGGGGGTGTCGTCGCGGAACGTGGACGACGGGGTGGGGCGGCGGGCCTACTACTTCAAGGGGGCCGTGATCTTCTCGCACGTGTTCACGCTGGAGGGGGCGCCGGCCGGGTCGTTCCTGGACTCGTCGGCGCACTCGATCGGGTTCGGCGGGGACACGGTGCAGGACTCGGAGCTGAAGCTGAGCGGGGTGGACGCGGCGTCGCCGACGGGGACCGGGGTGGTGATGAACATCCTGGCGCCGCGGGGCGGGAACCAGTTCAAGGGGACGGCGATCTTCGACTACCAGAACGTGGACTGGAACGCGGACAACACGAAGGGCGGCAGCGCGCCGGGCGGGCTGCCGACGGCGCAGTCGGTGAAACAGGCCGACGTGTCGGTCGGCGGGCCGCTGGCGAAGGACCGGGTCTGGTTCTTCGCGGCGTTCCGGCGCGCGGACCTCACCAACGGCATCAGCCGCTCGGCCTTCAACGCCGCGAACGTGACCGCGCTGGCCCCGGACTTCAAGCCCTTCGACAACTTCCAGAAGAGCAACCAGCCGTTCGTGAAGGTGACGGCGCAGCTGAATCCGAAGCACGAGCTGTCGGCGTTCTACCAGAACGACCGCTCGAAGTACTCGAGCAACCGCGAGCTCGACAACAAGCCCTACCTGTTCAACTCCACGGGCGGCGGGCTGGCGCACGCCAAGGTCAACTCGGTGTGGTCGAACTCCGTCACGACGTCGCTCTCGCTCAACTACAACAACAAGGGCGGCAACGACGCCAAGACCTACGACGGCGTGAACCTGAACGGGCCGCAGATCCAGGTCCACAAGGATGCGTTCCTGACCGGCATCGTCATGACCGGTGACGGCGCCCTGGCGCGCCTCAACACGCCGGAGTCGATCGCGCTGTCCGACTCGCACATGTGGCTGGCCCGGGGCGACCTCACGTACTACAAGCAGGGGTGGGGCGGCGGCCACGAGATCAAGACGGGGTTCTGGGCCGCGCCGTCGATGGTGCGCGACACCGTCACGCAGTACGTCAACGGGGGGTTCTCGTTCCAGGAAGACCGTTTCATCGACCCCGCGAACCCCGCGGCCGGCACGACCCCGTTCCACCTGCGGTACCGGACGCCGTCGGAGGCGCCGACGATCAGCGAGCACGACCGTGACATCGCGCTGTACGCGCAGGACTCGTGGACGCCGACCGAGCGCCTCACGGCGAACATCGGCCTGCGCGTGGACTTCATCAAGCGGCACGACGCCATCTCGAACATCGACCGCCAGACGAGCACGGCCGTCCAGCCCCGCGTGGGCTTCTCGTACCTGCTGACGAGTGACGCCCGCAACGTCATCCGGGCGAGCTACGGCCGGCTCTACGAGCAGGTGAACGGCCGGGACTACATCGTCACGTTCGGCCAGGCGGGCGCGGTGGACATCACCGACGTGTACATCGACAAGGCCGGCAACCGCACGCAGGTGGTCACGCCGGCCACGCGGAGCGTCGACCCGAGCCTGCTCTTCGCCGACGACCTGCACCAGCCGTGGCTCGACGAGTTCTCGCTGGGCTTCAACCGGCAGTTCGCGGGCCAGATGAGCGTCGGCATCGCAGCCACGCACCGGCGGTATCACGACAACTTCGCCGAGGTGGACATCAACGGCATCTACCCGGACGGGCCCGGCAAGCCGTTCGGCGGGTTCGGCCGGATCGATCCCAACCGCGGCATCGTCACGCAGGAGCAGAACAACACCTGGACGCAGGTGATCGTGAACGCGGTGGAGATGACCTTCGCCAAGAACATGTCGCACGGCTTCCAGGTGCTGGCGAGCGCGACGCGGCAGTGGCAGCACCTGAACGGGACGTGGAACCCGACCGACCCGGCGGGCTTCGTGCAGCCCGACGCGTTCGCCAACAACCGCGACCTGTCGCAGCAGCTCTTCGGGAACGGCGAGGACAACACCCTCAACGGCGGCGGCCGTGAATCGGGGGCGGCGTACCGGCCGTTCTCGGTGCGGATCGGCGGCCAGTGGCAGGCGCCGTGGGGCATCAGCGTGGGCGGCAGCTACGTCATCCAGGCGGGCGGCTACGTCGGGCCGCTGCTCGAGCGGTTGGCTGCGAACGACCCGGCGCTGGCGGTCTTCGGGCCGGCGACGGTGCGGCTGGCCAACGGCACGACCCAGCCGAACCCGCTGGCGACGCGGCTCCGGTTCGTGGGGCCGACGCGCGGCGACGGGCAGACGCGCAACGACGACGCGAAGTACATGCAGCTGAAGATCGGGCGCATCTTCAAGTTCGGGGTGCAGTCGATCGAGCCGTCGGTGAACATCTTCAACGTGTTCAACACCGGCGCGAACACCCAGTGGAACACGGGCGCGAACCAGACCTACAGCCCGAACTACCTGGCGCGGTTCAACCGGCACCCGCCGCGGTCGATGCAGCTGTCCATCGCCTACAAGTTCTGA
- a CDS encoding ABC transporter permease, translating to MSRAWWWVVALAAVALAAPVLAPYAPDVLDLAHRRAAPSVAHWFGTDDLGRDVLSRVLYGGRISIAIGLLSAAVAVLVGVVVGATAGYAGGWTDSVLMRATDAVLSMPRLLLLMVAAATLEPSVPALVLLVGAVGWMETARITRTSVKGLLGHDYVAAARAAGAGHLHLVRQHLIVNAAGAIRTSALLAVSRAILVESALSFFGVGVQPPDATWGSMLYQAQSAMATEPWLALFPGACIVATTLALSRAADHG from the coding sequence ATGAGCCGGGCCTGGTGGTGGGTGGTGGCGCTCGCGGCGGTCGCGCTCGCGGCGCCCGTTCTCGCCCCGTATGCGCCCGACGTCCTGGACCTCGCCCATCGCCGGGCGGCGCCCTCGGTCGCGCACTGGTTCGGCACCGACGATCTCGGGCGGGACGTGTTGAGCCGCGTGCTCTACGGCGGCCGCATCTCGATCGCCATCGGCCTCCTCTCGGCGGCGGTGGCCGTCCTCGTCGGGGTGGTCGTGGGCGCCACGGCAGGCTACGCCGGCGGGTGGACCGACTCGGTGCTGATGCGGGCGACCGACGCCGTGCTGTCGATGCCACGCCTGCTCCTGCTGATGGTAGCCGCGGCCACGCTCGAGCCGTCGGTACCCGCCCTGGTGCTGCTCGTCGGCGCCGTGGGCTGGATGGAGACGGCGCGCATCACCCGGACCTCCGTGAAAGGGCTGCTCGGCCACGACTACGTGGCCGCGGCCCGCGCAGCCGGCGCGGGCCACCTCCACCTGGTCCGCCAGCATCTGATCGTCAACGCGGCCGGCGCCATCCGGACGTCGGCGCTGCTCGCGGTCAGCCGGGCGATTCTCGTCGAGTCGGCCCTGAGCTTCTTCGGGGTCGGCGTCCAGCCGCCGGACGCCACGTGGGGCAGCATGCTCTACCAGGCCCAGTCGGCGATGGCCACCGAGCCCTGGCTGGCGCTCTTTCCCGGCGCGTGCATCGTCGCCACCACGCTCGCGCTGAGCCGCGCGGCCGACCACGGCTGA
- a CDS encoding ABC transporter permease yields the protein MDARVIRLALRRLAEAVPLLFLVSAITFGLLQLVPGGPVEVYLSNPGVRPEDIARLRQALGLDRPLWVQYVSWLGAFVTGDWGYSFSDGRPVLTRVLERVPASLELLSASFALAMATALPAGIGAAARRGRPVDRVLSGLAAVGVSMPAFWLGLMLQLAFAVDLGWLPSSGRGPEGAGLGRLPYLVLPAAVLALVHAAAWMRYLRTSMIDVLSAPFVTAARARGLDASARLTRHALPNALAPLATVVLLDAALLVPGAVVTESVFAWPGVGSLFTEALGRRDYTVLMALLMASSVGVVVLNLVADLLHAWLDPRVTA from the coding sequence GTGGACGCTCGAGTGATCCGGCTGGCGCTCCGGCGCCTGGCCGAGGCCGTCCCGCTGCTGTTCCTGGTATCGGCCATCACCTTCGGGTTGCTCCAGCTCGTGCCCGGCGGACCCGTCGAGGTCTACCTGTCCAACCCCGGCGTCCGGCCCGAAGACATCGCGCGGCTCCGGCAGGCGCTCGGCCTCGACCGCCCGCTGTGGGTCCAGTACGTCAGCTGGCTCGGCGCCTTCGTGACCGGGGACTGGGGGTACAGCTTCAGCGACGGGCGGCCGGTGCTGACGCGCGTGCTGGAACGGGTGCCGGCGTCGCTCGAGCTGCTCTCGGCGTCCTTCGCCCTGGCCATGGCGACGGCGCTGCCGGCGGGCATCGGCGCGGCCGCGCGCCGCGGCCGCCCGGTGGACCGGGTGCTGTCGGGCCTGGCCGCCGTCGGCGTCTCGATGCCGGCGTTCTGGCTCGGCCTGATGCTGCAGCTGGCGTTCGCGGTGGACCTCGGCTGGCTGCCGTCCTCGGGCCGCGGCCCGGAGGGAGCCGGGCTGGGGCGCCTGCCGTATCTGGTGCTGCCGGCCGCGGTCCTCGCGCTCGTGCACGCGGCCGCGTGGATGCGCTACCTCCGCACCTCGATGATCGACGTGCTGTCGGCGCCTTTCGTCACGGCAGCGCGCGCCCGCGGACTGGACGCGTCCGCCCGCCTCACACGCCACGCGCTGCCCAACGCGCTGGCGCCGCTGGCCACGGTCGTCCTGCTGGATGCGGCCCTGCTCGTGCCCGGCGCGGTGGTGACCGAGAGCGTCTTTGCCTGGCCCGGGGTCGGCAGCCTGTTCACCGAGGCCCTCGGCCGCCGGGACTACACGGTGCTCATGGCGCTGCTGATGGCCAGTTCCGTCGGCGTCGTGGTGCTGAACCTCGTCGCCGATCTCCTGCACGCCTGGCTGGATCCGCGAGTGACCGCATGA
- a CDS encoding peptide ABC transporter substrate-binding protein has protein sequence MSARWRIAMVMTAALAVGCGGSPAPGRDAPAAGARPADRLVVGYDREPDTLNRFSTHILEDIETCVVEGLVTTNERMEVVPLLAASIPTLENGGVVLRPDGGMDVTWRLRPDVRWHDGRPHTSADVKFTVEAINSPAYNPESTDGFDRITGVDTPDPLTAVLHYKEVYAPYQLQFVRGTLPKHVLEGRDIDTATDYNRAPLGTGPYRVAEWKSGEFIRLEAVPDYWQGTPAAITTLVFKFIANTNTRINQLKSGEVDMVVMFPWDKHREVAAIPGVAVHRIDGNGYEHVTLNERAFPAFADVRVRRALNHAVDRDLIASTILEGLAPVTHGPVQPVSWAYNPDITRYAFDPARARTLLDEAGWRDADGDGVREKDGRRFAFTLITQAGFAVRENVAQVLQRQFKDVGVEAAVQLHDGTSISKLWFDGRFDAMLHWWQLPADPELTLFFARDRTPPAGRNINYVSDDRLTALVYASDRTVDQAERARLLREAQARVAELAVEIPLYGVTKLDAVPARLKGFTGNPTNTGPFWNVHQWTLE, from the coding sequence ATGAGCGCGCGTTGGCGCATCGCGATGGTCATGACCGCCGCGCTGGCCGTGGGCTGCGGCGGATCGCCCGCGCCAGGCCGTGACGCGCCGGCCGCCGGCGCCAGGCCCGCCGACCGGCTCGTCGTCGGCTACGACCGCGAGCCCGATACGCTGAACCGCTTCAGCACGCACATCCTCGAGGACATCGAGACCTGCGTGGTCGAAGGCCTCGTGACGACGAACGAGAGGATGGAGGTCGTGCCCCTCCTGGCCGCGTCGATTCCCACCTTGGAGAACGGCGGCGTCGTGCTCCGGCCCGACGGCGGCATGGACGTGACGTGGCGGCTCCGTCCCGACGTGAGGTGGCACGACGGCAGGCCGCACACGTCGGCCGACGTCAAGTTCACGGTGGAGGCCATCAACAGCCCCGCCTACAACCCCGAGAGCACGGACGGCTTCGACCGCATCACGGGCGTCGACACGCCCGATCCGCTGACGGCGGTCCTCCACTACAAGGAGGTCTACGCCCCGTACCAGCTGCAGTTCGTGCGCGGCACCCTGCCGAAGCACGTCCTCGAGGGCCGGGACATCGACACCGCCACCGACTACAACCGCGCGCCGCTCGGGACGGGCCCCTACAGGGTGGCCGAGTGGAAGAGCGGCGAGTTCATCCGGCTCGAGGCCGTGCCCGACTACTGGCAGGGCACGCCGGCTGCGATCACGACGCTCGTGTTCAAGTTCATCGCGAACACCAACACCCGCATCAACCAGCTGAAGAGCGGGGAAGTGGACATGGTGGTGATGTTCCCATGGGACAAGCACCGCGAAGTGGCCGCGATCCCGGGCGTCGCCGTGCACCGCATCGACGGCAACGGGTACGAGCACGTCACGCTCAACGAGCGGGCGTTCCCGGCCTTTGCCGACGTCCGCGTACGCCGCGCGCTGAACCATGCCGTGGACCGCGACCTCATCGCCAGCACGATCCTCGAGGGGCTGGCGCCGGTGACCCACGGGCCGGTGCAGCCGGTGTCGTGGGCCTACAACCCCGACATCACCCGCTACGCCTTCGATCCGGCACGCGCGCGGACGCTGCTGGACGAGGCCGGCTGGCGCGACGCCGACGGGGACGGCGTGCGCGAGAAGGACGGGCGCCGCTTCGCCTTCACCCTCATCACCCAGGCCGGCTTCGCCGTGCGCGAGAACGTGGCGCAGGTGCTGCAGCGCCAGTTCAAGGACGTTGGCGTGGAGGCCGCCGTCCAGCTGCACGACGGCACCAGCATCAGCAAGCTCTGGTTCGACGGCCGGTTCGACGCGATGCTGCACTGGTGGCAGCTGCCGGCCGATCCGGAGCTGACGCTCTTCTTCGCCAGGGACCGGACGCCGCCGGCCGGGCGCAACATCAACTACGTGAGCGACGACCGGCTCACCGCGCTCGTCTACGCCTCCGATCGCACGGTGGACCAGGCCGAGCGGGCGCGGCTGCTGCGCGAGGCGCAGGCCCGCGTCGCCGAGCTCGCCGTGGAGATCCCCCTCTACGGCGTGACGAAGCTCGACGCGGTGCCGGCGCGCCTGAAGGGCTTCACGGGGAACCCCACCAACACCGGGCCGTTCTGGAACGTGCATCAGTGGACGCTCGAGTGA
- a CDS encoding DUF885 family protein: MGEPAAGVGGRGHADVALDRFFEVFYRHRPVTATFTGLHDHDGRLPDWSPDGLAGSRDEMTAQRARLRAAGCPADDDVRTFPLDVDLALADAVLDIAVAEHDSGHFVHSNPSLWTGEAIFGVLSLLTRDFAPLAERLPRARARLQAVPRFLGALPDVLGPAPRDWRGRAKRECSVARDLFGSALPGWLTALRSADPALCTDGDLAEWTAASTAAAEAFGGLEAWLEAPATPRTTLRAVYAHEYVGTDFLELLLRRGHWVDTPAADLLLEASDALTEARARLEEMAAPHGGWPAVQDALAGQHPTAETWLGRFHQRWLECRDAAERADLVTWPDAPLRYVPFPEHVRAAAPQLYYLHYRSPAPFDPVGTFDYVVAPLDGLSGAETEARLRQWNDSVITLNHVVHHGAIGHHVQNHHAYRGASRIGRVAAVDAANRISMFVGGSLAEGWACYVCDLMDEIGFLTPLEAIAQQHTRVRLAARAVADLSLHTGRLTMVTASLIYEDHAFMASPAAQAEVLRNSMFPGAAVMYWLGTRAIHRLRAEAGRREGAAFSLRRFHDRFLSYGAIPVPLIARLMLDRQAGPAGETAS; encoded by the coding sequence ATGGGTGAGCCTGCCGCTGGCGTAGGCGGCCGCGGCCACGCGGACGTGGCGCTGGACCGCTTCTTCGAGGTCTTCTACCGGCACCGGCCGGTGACGGCGACCTTCACGGGCCTCCACGACCACGACGGCCGGCTGCCGGACTGGTCGCCGGACGGGCTGGCCGGCTCGCGCGACGAGATGACGGCGCAGAGGGCCCGCCTGCGCGCCGCCGGGTGCCCCGCCGACGACGACGTCAGGACGTTCCCTCTCGACGTCGATCTCGCCCTGGCCGACGCCGTGCTCGACATCGCCGTGGCCGAGCACGACTCCGGGCACTTCGTCCACAGCAACCCGTCCCTCTGGACCGGCGAGGCGATCTTCGGCGTCCTCAGCCTGCTCACGCGCGACTTCGCGCCGCTGGCCGAGCGCCTCCCGCGGGCGCGGGCGCGGCTGCAGGCCGTTCCACGCTTTCTTGGCGCGCTGCCCGACGTGCTCGGTCCCGCGCCCCGCGACTGGCGGGGCCGCGCGAAGCGCGAGTGTTCGGTCGCACGCGACCTCTTCGGAAGCGCCCTGCCGGGGTGGCTCACCGCCCTGCGATCCGCCGACCCCGCCCTGTGCACGGACGGCGATCTGGCGGAGTGGACGGCGGCGTCGACGGCTGCCGCGGAGGCGTTTGGCGGCCTCGAAGCCTGGCTCGAGGCGCCGGCCACACCCCGGACGACGCTGCGGGCCGTCTACGCCCACGAGTACGTGGGCACCGACTTCCTCGAGCTGCTGTTGAGGCGCGGGCACTGGGTGGACACGCCGGCGGCCGACCTGCTGCTCGAGGCCAGCGACGCGCTGACCGAGGCCCGGGCGCGGCTGGAGGAGATGGCGGCCCCGCACGGGGGGTGGCCCGCCGTGCAGGACGCGCTGGCCGGGCAGCACCCGACGGCCGAGACCTGGCTGGGGCGGTTCCACCAACGGTGGCTGGAGTGCCGGGACGCGGCCGAGCGCGCCGATCTCGTCACCTGGCCGGATGCCCCACTTCGCTACGTGCCGTTCCCCGAGCACGTCCGCGCCGCCGCACCGCAGCTCTACTACCTGCACTACCGGTCGCCCGCGCCGTTCGACCCGGTGGGGACGTTCGACTACGTCGTGGCCCCCCTCGACGGGCTGTCAGGCGCGGAGACCGAGGCGCGCCTGCGCCAGTGGAACGACAGCGTGATCACGCTGAACCACGTCGTGCACCACGGCGCCATCGGGCACCACGTGCAGAACCACCACGCGTACCGCGGGGCGTCGCGCATCGGCAGGGTCGCGGCCGTGGACGCCGCGAACCGTATCTCGATGTTCGTCGGCGGCAGCCTGGCCGAGGGCTGGGCGTGCTACGTGTGCGATCTGATGGACGAGATCGGGTTCCTCACGCCGCTCGAGGCGATCGCGCAGCAGCACACGCGCGTCAGGCTCGCCGCCCGCGCCGTCGCCGATCTGTCGCTGCACACCGGCCGGCTGACGATGGTCACGGCCAGCCTGATCTACGAAGACCATGCCTTCATGGCCAGTCCGGCCGCCCAGGCCGAGGTGCTCCGGAACAGCATGTTCCCGGGGGCGGCGGTGATGTACTGGCTGGGGACGCGTGCGATCCATCGCCTGCGGGCGGAGGCCGGCCGGCGCGAGGGCGCGGCGTTCTCGCTGCGGCGCTTCCACGACCGGTTCCTGTCGTACGGGGCGATTCCCGTCCCCCTCATCGCGCGGCTCATGCTGGACCGGCAGGCCGGGCCGGCCGGGGAGACGGCGTCATGA
- a CDS encoding Gfo/Idh/MocA family oxidoreductase: MPSTRPVRVGVLGAGAWALAAHLPGFRRDPRAELVAIADPNRSLADAAARQFGIPHVLDSHEALIERADIDLVDVCTPSATHFALAWAALEAGKHVLCEKPVAFDYRDTRRAADLARSKGLKTKLGFTFRYAPAMRYFRKLVADGFTGTPFIFNGYEQNSQWLDPMNPLRQVDPEADPNVLHVSSLEGYGAPVIDISHLMVGADLAQVVGTMRNFIPDRIVRATGRMQRMNIDDGDIYLGEFVNGALCSIQTSYVTVGNYPGIEARLYGSEGAVICRLVEEHGICERLWVADKDHVEFRRVEVPQEFYPPGGTSGELWRTLFYANLISSFIGEILSDDDVNEGSFEDGAWVQETINAVERSFRERRWVSLPLA; encoded by the coding sequence ATGCCTTCCACCCGTCCCGTCCGCGTGGGCGTCCTCGGCGCCGGCGCCTGGGCCCTTGCCGCGCACCTCCCCGGCTTCCGCCGCGACCCGCGCGCCGAGCTCGTCGCCATCGCCGACCCCAACCGGAGCCTGGCGGACGCCGCCGCCCGGCAGTTCGGCATTCCCCACGTCCTCGACTCGCACGAGGCCCTCATCGAGCGGGCCGACATCGACCTGGTGGACGTCTGCACGCCGAGCGCCACGCACTTCGCGCTGGCGTGGGCCGCGCTCGAGGCGGGAAAGCACGTGCTCTGCGAGAAGCCCGTGGCCTTCGACTACCGCGACACCAGACGGGCGGCGGATCTCGCCCGGTCCAAGGGTCTGAAGACCAAGCTCGGCTTCACCTTCCGCTATGCCCCGGCGATGCGGTACTTCCGGAAGCTCGTGGCGGACGGCTTCACGGGCACGCCGTTCATCTTCAACGGGTACGAGCAGAACTCGCAGTGGCTCGACCCGATGAACCCGCTGCGCCAGGTGGACCCCGAGGCCGATCCGAACGTGCTGCACGTCTCGTCGCTCGAGGGCTACGGCGCGCCCGTGATCGACATCTCGCACCTGATGGTGGGCGCCGATCTGGCGCAGGTCGTGGGAACGATGCGCAACTTCATCCCCGACCGGATTGTGCGCGCGACCGGCCGGATGCAGCGGATGAACATCGACGACGGCGACATCTACCTGGGCGAGTTCGTCAACGGCGCGCTCTGTTCGATCCAGACCAGCTACGTCACGGTCGGCAACTACCCGGGCATCGAGGCACGCCTCTACGGGAGCGAAGGCGCCGTCATCTGCCGGCTCGTCGAGGAGCACGGCATCTGCGAGCGCCTGTGGGTGGCCGACAAGGACCACGTCGAGTTCCGGCGGGTCGAGGTGCCGCAGGAGTTCTATCCGCCGGGCGGCACCTCGGGGGAACTGTGGCGCACGCTCTTCTATGCGAACCTGATCAGCAGCTTCATCGGCGAGATCCTGTCGGACGACGACGTCAACGAGGGCAGCTTCGAGGACGGCGCCTGGGTGCAGGAGACGATCAACGCGGTGGAGCGGTCGTTCCGGGAGCGGCGATGGGTGAGCCTGCCGCTGGCGTAG